A stretch of DNA from Micropterus dolomieu isolate WLL.071019.BEF.003 ecotype Adirondacks unplaced genomic scaffold, ASM2129224v1 contig_8933, whole genome shotgun sequence:
GTTGTACCAAAATTTAAAGCTGTTTTGGTCAAATGTTAACGCCCAAGATTTGTCATTGTGTCGAAATTCACATTCATCCGAAATCCCTGCTCTGCTCATATTCTTGTATGCGACTGCTACATCAACTCGCCCCCCTCTCCACTTCACCTCCCAGTAACAACGTCCAGTCAGACTCTCTCTACTCAGGACCTGCAACCATCCAGTAAATCTGTCTGGGTGACGAGAATAAGACTGTTGTTGACTCAAATATGTTGCTCTTCTGTTCCCCTCAGATAATAACAGAtatgtgtttgctgtgtttggaTCCAGTGTGATTTCACGTGTATATTTTAAGAACTCAGCTCTGGTCTTGGGCTCTGGTTGTGGCAGTAAAACATCCACTTTTCTCCTTGTCAGTGAGATGTTTTTCCATTTCTCACTCAGAGCGtcctgtagtttgtctctgacttctgacacagccgctgtcacaTCCTCAAAGTAGCGCAGAGGACGGATCTTGATGCTGGATGAGTCTGTAGATTCACTGAGTGCTGACACTGAGGGGTAGTTGTGTAGAAACTGGTTGtgatcctgtgtgtgtgagagctgcttcagctcagcgtctttcctcttcagctcagtgatctcctgctccagcttctcctgaaGCTCTTTGACTCGACTCACTTCAGTTTGCTGCTGGGATCTGACCTGCTGCTTCACATCAGAGCGTCTTTTCTCCATGAGACGGATCAGCTCGGTAAAGATCTTCTCACTGTCCTCCACTGCTTCATCAGCAGAGCGATTGATAGCCTCCGCCTCCTGCTGAAGcaccttcacatctttctctctgtcctggaTTCTCTGCTGGATGTTTTGTCGACTCACCTCgagctctctctgcctctcggtcctttctgctgcagctgagactGTGTCGTGGCCTTTATGTTCATCCACAGAGCAGAGATAACAGATACGCTGCTGATCAGTACGGCAGAACATCTTCATCACCTCATCATGACGAGAGCAGATGTTCTCCTGGAGCTTCTTGAGGGGCTCCACCAGCTTGTGTTTCTCAAAGGCAGGAGATTCAAAGtgaggctgcaggtgtttctcACAGTAAGAGACCAGACAGACCAGACAGGACTTGAGGGctttcagttttctcccagtgcaGAAATCACAGACCACATCTTCAGGTCCAGCATAGCAGTgatcagcaggagcagcttggAGTCCAGTCTTCGTCAGTTCCTCCACTAAAACTGCTAACATGGTGTTTTTCAGCAGGACAGGCCTCGGTGTGAAGGTCTGCCTACActgagggcagctgtggattttcttctcctcctcttcatcccagTGGGTTTTAATACAGTTCATGCAGTAGCTGTGTCCACAGGGAGTAGTCACCGGATCCTTCAGGAGATCCAGACAGATGGAACAAGAGAAGGCGTCCTGGTCCAGCTGAACTCCTTTCTGAGCCATCTCACCTCTCAGTGGCAACGACTGAGTTTCACTTTCTCGGAACTCAAACTGGTTTGAGCTCTGATCTAAACAGCTTGTGTTTCTGCAGCGAATGGGGTCTGTCAGCTCCTGCACTTCACCACAGGTTGGTTACACCTGTCTTTAAACTGTAGATCTGAAGGGGAGGGAACAAGGAAATATAAGTtatggacagagaggagaggaaatggaaagtaactaagtacatttgtACAAATACTGTACAATTTAAGTACAAAGTCaaggtactttacttgaatatttccattttatgcaactttacttctactccactacatctcagaggcaaatctactgtacttttactccactacatttgtctgacagttttagttactagtcagctggaaaatgttttttctgagCTGATGAAAATGAACTTGAAAATGAGTAGAAGTGTTTCAGAGGGaactgtcactttaagagttAGAGCACAGTCCTGATGACGCGGGCAGAACTGTAACTCGGTGTGACGTGTAATGGCTGTACATGCAGAATCAAAAGTTGCACAGAAGTTAAAATCATGAAGTCTGTTCattcttattattttatgtCATGTTAGATAAGATATCAATGGACATTACACTTAGAACATGTTGCACGGTTTTGCTGTAGAATAAactacccagcagtatataaagtagtggagtatttttacagtttggTACTAGTACTTTTACTCTAACTTCCTCTAAATGTTACACTAACACTGTTTTTACACTCTTGGCATGTTAGCAAGTTATTACAGCCACAGTAACTCTGTTTAAGATCCACAACTTACCTGAAAATCCTGAAGAAATAATCAGGAGAGTGATGAagggtgttttttttcaatgacAACTACTGTGAGGAAAGCCCAGGATTTTATCAGCCAGCTCCGTGGGTGGAGACAAAAGCAATCAATCTCAGGCCATCAGATTAAGACCACC
This window harbors:
- the LOC123965239 gene encoding tripartite motif-containing protein 16-like; its protein translation is MAQKGVQLDQDAFSCSICLDLLKDPVTTPCGHSYCMNCIKTHWDEEEEKKIHSCPQCRQTFTPRPVLLKNTMLAVLVEELTKTGLQAAPADHCYAGPEDVVCDFCTGRKLKALKSCLVCLVSYCEKHLQPHFESPAFEKHKLVEPLKKLQENICSRHDEVMKMFCRTDQQRICYLCSVDEHKGHDTVSAAAERTERQRELEVSRQNIQQRIQDREKDVKVLQQEAEAINRSADEAVEDSEKIFTELIRLMEKRRSDVKQQVRSQQQTEVSRVKELQEKLEQEITELKRKDAELKQLSHTQDHNQFLHNYPSVSALSESTDSSSIKIRPLRYFEDVTAAVSEVRDKLQDALSEKWKNISLTRRKVDVLLPQPEPKTRAEFLKYTREITLDPNTANTYLLLSEGNRRATYLSQQQSYSRHPDRFTGWLQVLSRESLTGRCYWEVKWRGGRVDVAVAYKNMSRAGISDECEFRHNDKSWALTFDQNSFKFWYNKVQTPVSGPRSSRVGVYLDHRAGILSFYSVSETMTLLHRVQTTFTQPLYAGLGLYHPHGSAAEFCKLK